In one Ictalurus furcatus strain D&B chromosome 10, Billie_1.0, whole genome shotgun sequence genomic region, the following are encoded:
- the ralbb gene encoding v-ral simian leukemia viral oncogene homolog Bb (ras related) produces the protein MAANKSKGQSSLVLHKVIMVGSGGVGKSALTLQFMYDEFVEDYEPTKADSYRKKVVLDGEEVQIDILDTAGQEDYAAIRDNYFRSGEGFLLVFSITEQESFSATSEFREQILRVKAEEDKIPLLLVGNKSDLEDKRQVSVTGAREKADEWGVQYVETSAKTRANVDKVFFDLMREVRAKKMAENKDKNGKKSGKKKKSLKERCTLL, from the exons ATGGCAGCCAACAAGAGCAAGGGCCAGAGCTCTCTGGTTCTACACAAGGTCATCATGGTGGGAAGCGGAGGAGTGGGCAAATCAGCACTCACACTGCAGTTCATGTATGATGAG TTTGTTGAAGACTATGAACCCACTAAAGCAGACAGCTACAGGAAGAAGGTTGTGCTGGATGGAGAGGAGGTTCAGATCGATATCCTGGACACAGCCGGACAGGAGGACTATGCAGCCATCAGAGATAATTACTTCCGCAGCGGAGAGGGCTTCCTCCTAGTGTTCTCCATCACAGAGCAGGAGTCGTTCAGTGCCACCTCTGAGTTCAG ggaGCAGATCCTGCGTGTGAAGGCAGAGGAGGATAAGATTCCTCTGTTGTTAGTtggaaataaatctgatttggAGGACAAGAGGCAGGTTTCTGTGACCGGGGCCCGGGAGAAAGCGGATGAATGGGGAGTGCAGTATGTGGAAACCTCAGCGAAAACACGTGCCAACGTTGATAAG GTGTTTTTTGACCTAATGAGGGAGGTGCGGGCTAAGAAGATGGCTGAGAACAAGGACAAAAATGGCAAGAAAAGtggcaagaagaaaaaaagtctgaaagAGCGCTGCACATTGCTTTGA